The genomic DNA TGGGCCTGGCGCCGTACCCTTACAACAAGGTGGAGGCCCCGGTGAAGCTAGACCAGAACGAAAGCCCCTTTGACCTGCCCCTTCCCTTGAAGGAGGAGGCCCTAAGGCGCCTGGCCCGGCTTCCCTGGAACCGCTATCCCGAGATCCATGCTGAGGGTTTGCGAAGGAGGCTAGCCAGCCTCCTGGACTGGCCCCAGGAGGGAATCGTGCTGGCTCCTGGGTCCAACCTCCTCATCCTGGCCCTGGCGGTGGCGGCGGAGGAGGTCTTAGACCTAAGCCCCTCCTTTCCCCACTACGCCCATGCGGCCCGGATGGCGGGAACCCCATACCGGGCGGTGGCCTTGGGGGAAGGGTTTTCCCTGGACCTGGAAGGGGCCTTGGCCGCTTTCCGGGGAGGGGTTTTCTTCCTGCCCAACCCCCATGCCCCCACCGGGACCTTGTTTGCTGAGGAGGGCCTAAGGGTCTTGGCGGAAAGGGCCAAGGAGGTGGGGGGTCTACTGGTGGTGGACGAGGCCTACCGGGAGTTCGCCGGTACCGACTTCAGCCACCTAGGCCGGGGAAACCCCCATGTGGCCCTCCTGCGCACCTTCTCCAAGGCCTTTTCCCTGGGGGGCATCCGGGCGGGATACCTGCTTGCGGCCCCGGAGGTGGCCCAGGTGGTGCGGGAGGTGCTTCCTCCCTTCGTCCTACCCGCCCATACCGGGGCGATCCTGGAAGTGGTTCTGGAGAACCTGGGGTATGTCCAGGAAGTGGTGGAAACGGTGCGCTCTGAGCGGGAGAGGGTGTATGGGAGGCTTCTTTCCCATCCCACCTGGCGGCCCCATAGGAGCCACACCAACTTCCTCCTGGTGCGCACCCCGGATGCCGCGGAGGCGTTTGGCCACCTGCTTGCCCAGGGGATCCTGGTGCGCCGGCAGGACCACTACCCCGGCCTTTCGGGCTGCATCCGGGTCACAGTGGGCCTCAAGGAGGAGATGGATGCCTTTTTGAAGGCGGCCTTTGAGGTGGCGTATGCGTGAGGCTACGGTGGAGCGGGCCACGGCGGAAACCTGGGTGCGGGTGCGCCTGGGCTTGGATGGGCCCCCAGGGGGCGAGATGGCCACGGGCCTTCCCTTTCTGGACCACATGCTTCTGCAGCTTCAGCGGCATGGCCGCTTCCTCCTGGAGGTGAAGGCCCAGGGGGACCTGGAGGTGGACGTGCACCACCTGGTGGAGGATGTGGGCATCACCCTGGGCCAGGCCCTGAAGGAGGCCCTGGGAGAGGGGATGGGCCTAGAGCGCTACGCCGAGGCCTTCGCCCCCATGGACGAGACCCTGGTGCTTTGCGTGGTGGACCTTTCGGGTAGGCCCCACCTGGAGTACCGCCCCGAGGAATGGCCCCTGGTGGGGGAGGCGGGGGGCGTGAACCACTACCACCTGCGGGAGTTCCTGCGGGGGCTGGTGAACCACGGCCGCCTTACCCTGCACCTGAGGCTCTTTTCCGGCAGGGAGGTGCACCACGTGCTGGAGGCCAGTTTCAAGGCCCTGGCCCGGGCCCTTCACCGGGCGACCCGGATCACGGGGGAGGGGCTTCCCAGCACCAAGGGGGTCCTGTAGGGCATGAAGGCGCTCCTCATTGACTACGGCTCGGGGAATCTCCGGAGTGCGGCCAAGGCCCTGGAGGTGGCCGGCTTCCAGGTGGCCGTTTCCTCGGACCCCCGGGCCCACCTCGAGGCCAGCCTCCTGGTCCTTCCCGGCCAGGGGCATTTCGGCCAGGTCATGCAGGCCTTCCGAAACAGCGGCTTTGTGGACAGGGTCTTGGCCCACCTGGAAAGGGGCCTTCCCTTCCTGGGCATCTGCGTGGGCATGCAGGTCCTGTACAAGGAAAGCGAGGAGGCCCCCGGGGTTAGGGGTTTGGGCCTGGTGGAAGGGGTGGTGAGGCGCTTTCCCCGGGGTCGGGTACCCCAGATGGGCTGGAACCGGGTGGGCTTTGCCGGGGCCTTCCAGGAGCTTTCGGGGCGCCACTTTTACTTCGCCAACTCCTACTATGGCCCCCTCACTCCCCATGCCTTGGGCCAGGGGGAGTATGAGGGTACGCCCTTCACCGCCCTCCTGGCCAAGGACAACCTCCTTGCCCCCCAGTTTCACCCGGAAAAAAGCGGGAGGGCAGGGCTGGCCTTCCTGTCCTTAGCCCACCGCTACTTCCAGGTCCTCTAGGCGGATGAGCCTGCCCTGGGCCCCGATGGCGGTGGCGGCCAGGGCCCCGGCCAGGTTGGCCAGCCTGCCCGCCTCCAAGGGGCTCTTTCCGCTCAGAATGGCGTGGGCGAAGGCGGCGGTGTAGGCATCCCCGGCCCCTGTGGAGTCCACGATATCCTCCACGGGAAAGGGCTCAATGAGCTCCTCCCCTTCCGGGGTGACCACGATGGACCCCAGGGCCCCCACCTTGATGGCCAGATGGTGGAAACCCTCTTCCCGCAGGCGGGCTACCCCCTCGGAAAGGGAGGAAGCCTGGGTCAGGGCCAGAAGCTCCGTCTGGTTCATGAGGAGCCAGCTTACCCCCCGGAGGTAACGCAAAAGCTCCTTGCCCGCTACCCGCACCGCCCCCGTCCCCAAATCGGCGAAGATGGGCATCTCCCGCTTGCGGGCGGCCTCGAGGACCTCCACCGCATAGCTGCGGCTGGGCCCTCCCACCAGGGCGTAGGCGGAGAGGGCCACGGCGTCCGCTTGGTCTAGGAAACGGGGCTTGAAGAGGGAGGGATCCAGGTAACGGCTTGCCCCCTCGGCGCTCACCATGGCCCTTTCCCCTCCTGGCACCAAAAGGATCAGCACCGAGCTGGTGGTGTGGTCGGGGTCCTCCTGAAGGTGCCTGAGGTCCACCCCTGCCTCCCGCACCCGGGAAAGGGCCAGCTCCGCGAAGGGGTCCTGCCCCACCCGGCCCGCCAGGTAGACCCGGTGGCCCAGGCTGGCCAGCTGCACCGCCAGGGTGGCTCCAGCGCCTCCTGGTTTCATCAGGGCGCGGCGGGAAGGAACCTCCTCCCCCGGCTCCGGTATGCGCTCTACGAAGAAGAGCAGGTCCACGGAAACGTCGCCCACCACGAAAAACCGCATCTTGCCTCCTTCCCACAAGGCACAGGGTTTGCCCTTACTATAGCCCAAGGGCCCCGTTGCTTTGGGAGGAGTATACCTCAGGGTTATGAGAAGAATGTAACAAGTGGCCCCAAGAGGACGCCTCTACACCCCCTTATACCCTCTCTTCGCCATGCCCCCTGGGTGCCCAAGAACACCCGAAAGTACCGGGGCCCCCACCTTGGCGGGAGCCAAGGTGGGGTGGGATTACCGGGGCCCCCACCTTGGCGAAAGCCAAGGTGGGGTGGCATTAGAAGCGCCGATCCACCACCAGGCCTCCTTCCAGCTCCCCCACCAGCTCCACCTCGTCCACCTTTAGGCCCGTGGCCTTGGTGATGGCCTCCAGAAGCCCGGCGGGCACCTTCTCCGCCTTAAGCCGAAGGACCAGCTTGTCCGTGCCCTCCAGCTTTCGTTCCACCACCACCTGGTAGCCCCTGGGGTCCAGGCCGAACCCGCCCAGGATGGGGGCCAGCTCCGTGGGGTAGAACTTTACCCCTTTCACCTTCACCATCTGGTCGGTGCGGCCAAAGACCCCCCGGGGTAGGACGGTGAGCCCTTCCCGCCTCTCGGCGATGGCCAAGTCCCCGGTGCGGAAGCGCACCATGGGCATGAGGGTGCGGCTTAGGGCGGTGACCACCAGCTCCCCCTTTTCCCCGTCAGGAACGGGCTTTAGGGTTTCCGGGTCCAGAACTTCCAGCACGGCCATCTCGGGGATCTCCCAAAGGCCATCCTTGGCGAGCTGCTCCCCGGCCACGATCCCCAGCTCGCTGGTGCCATAGGCATCCAGGGCGGTGCACCCCAAAAGGGCCTCCACCTTTTCTCGGAAACCGGGGACGGAGGTGAAGGGCTCGCCCCCTGCCAGAAGGAGGGCGAACCGCCCCCCCGCCTGGCCCACCTTGAGGGCGAAGGAGGGGTTGGTGACCAGCACGTCAAAGCCGTAGGCCTGGCCGATCTCGGCGATGCGGCTGGCCTCCCCGGGCCCATGGGGGAAGACCAGGTTCCCCGCCCGCCAAAGGGCTTGGTGGAAGAGCCACCCCCCGGCATACACGTGGTAGCTGAAGGCCACCAGCACCTTTTTCCCCGTGAGGCCAAGCCGCCGGTAGTGTTCCGCCAGGGCCTCGGTCTGGTAACGGAGGTCCTCCTGGGAGAGGTACTCCGGCATCCAGCCCATGAAAGGGCTCGGGGTCAGGTGCATGAGGCTGGCCCCTGTGGGCGGCCTGGGGTTTTCCTTAAGGTAGGCCACCCATTCCTCCCGGGTGGTGGGAGGAAGCTCCCCCAGGTTGTCCAGGGTGACCTCCTCCGGGTGGATTCCCCTAAGCTTCTCCCGGTAGACGGGGTGTTCCTTGGCCGCGCGCACCACCTCTTTGAGCCGAGCGTTCCGTTCCATGGATCGCCTCCTTCCGCTCCCGCAGGGAACACGGGGATTATACCGGCTCAGGAGCCTGGGCCAGGGTGAGGAGATGGGGAAGGTCCTGGGCTAGGCCTTCCCAAGTGTCCCGCCGCAAGGTGATATGCCCCACCTTCCGCCCTGGGCGCACCGCCTTGCCGTACCAGTGGAGGTGGGCTCCAGCAAAGGCGAGGACCTGGGCGAAGTCGGGTTTGTGGCCAATGAGGTTGGCCATGGCGCTATGGCCCCTTGGGGCCGTGCTCCCCAAGGGGAGGCCCAAAAGGGCCCGGAGGTGGTTTTCAAACTGGCCGGTCTCGGCGCCCTCTATGGTCCAGTGGCCGGAGTTGTGGACCCGGGGGGCCATCTCATTGAAGAGGAGCTCCCCTTCCACCTGGAAAAGCTCCAGGGCCAGAACCCCCACGTACCCCAGGGCCTCCATGGCCTTCTTGGCGTAGGTCTCGGCCTTTTCCTGGAGGGCTTGGGAGGTCCCGGGAGCCGGGGCCAGGGAGAGGCGCAGGATGCCCTCCTGGTGGCGGTTCTCCACCAGGGGGTAGAAGGCCAGCTCTCCGGTGCGGCTCCGCACTCCCAGGATGGAGAGCTCCCGGTCAAAGGGGATATGCCCCTCGAGGACCAATCCCCTTCCCCCCAGGGCCTGGAAGGCCTTGGGCGCCTCCTCCCAAGAGCCGATCCGCACCTGTCCTTTGCCGTCGTACCCGCCCTGGCGGGTCTTGAGGAGGGCGGGAAAGCCCAGGGCCCTCAGGCCCTCCTCCAGCTCCTCGAGGCTATCCACCGGGTGGAAGGGAGGGGTGGGTACCCCCAGGCCTTGCATAAAGGCCTTTTCCGCCAGGCGGTCCTGGGCCACCTCCAGGGCCTTGGGGGGAGGGAATACGGGAAGCCTCTTTGCCAAGAAGCGGGCCGCCTCCACGGGGACGTTCTCAAACTCGTAGGTGACCAGGTCCAGCCCCTCGGCGAAGCGGCGAAGGGCCTTTTCGTCCAGGTAGTCACCCACCACGAGTTCCCCCACCTGCCCGGCGCAGGCCTCAGGGGAGGGGTCCAGGAAGCGGAAGGAAAGGCCCAAGGGATAGCCGGCCAGGGCCAGCATCCGGCCCAGCTGTCCCCCGCCCAGGATGCCTATCCTCATCCTTCCTCCCGGGGGTCGGGGTGGGCCAAGACGGCTTCGGTCTGGGCCTTCCGGTAGGCCTCGAGGCGCTCCATCACCTGGGGGTGGGAAAGCCCCACGATGCTGGCGGCAAGCAGGGCCGCGTTCACCGCCCCCGCCTTGCCGATGGCCAGGGTGCCCACGGGGACGCCCGCCGGCATCTGCACCATGGAGAGGAGGGAGTCCAGGCCCTTTAAGGCCTTGCTCTCCACCGGTACCCCCAGCACGGGCAGGGGGGTGTGGGCGGCGGTCATCCCCGGGAGGTGGGCCGCCCCACCCGCTCCAGCGATGATCACCAAAAGCCCCCGCTCCTTGGCGGTTTTGGCGTACTCCGCCATGAGGTCCGGGGTGCGGTGGGCGGAGACCACCCGCACCTCATAGGGAACCCCTAGGGCCTCGAGGGTCTCCGCCGCATGGCGCAGGGTTTCCCAGTCGGACTTAGAACCCATGATAACGCCCACCAAAGGCCGCATCGTACCGGATTGTACCAAGCCTTCCCCCTCGTGGTAAAAGGCAGGCCATGGATGCCTTGGAACTGCTTCGGCTCAACCTCCTTTCCCCCATGGTGCTGGCCTTCGCCCTGGGGGTGGCGGCCCG from Thermus albus includes the following:
- a CDS encoding pyridoxal phosphate-dependent aminotransferase; amino-acid sequence: MRAFKAHLLGLAPYPYNKVEAPVKLDQNESPFDLPLPLKEEALRRLARLPWNRYPEIHAEGLRRRLASLLDWPQEGIVLAPGSNLLILALAVAAEEVLDLSPSFPHYAHAARMAGTPYRAVALGEGFSLDLEGALAAFRGGVFFLPNPHAPTGTLFAEEGLRVLAERAKEVGGLLVVDEAYREFAGTDFSHLGRGNPHVALLRTFSKAFSLGGIRAGYLLAAPEVAQVVREVLPPFVLPAHTGAILEVVLENLGYVQEVVETVRSERERVYGRLLSHPTWRPHRSHTNFLLVRTPDAAEAFGHLLAQGILVRRQDHYPGLSGCIRVTVGLKEEMDAFLKAAFEVAYA
- the hisB gene encoding imidazoleglycerol-phosphate dehydratase HisB encodes the protein MREATVERATAETWVRVRLGLDGPPGGEMATGLPFLDHMLLQLQRHGRFLLEVKAQGDLEVDVHHLVEDVGITLGQALKEALGEGMGLERYAEAFAPMDETLVLCVVDLSGRPHLEYRPEEWPLVGEAGGVNHYHLREFLRGLVNHGRLTLHLRLFSGREVHHVLEASFKALARALHRATRITGEGLPSTKGVL
- the hisH gene encoding imidazole glycerol phosphate synthase subunit HisH, which encodes MKALLIDYGSGNLRSAAKALEVAGFQVAVSSDPRAHLEASLLVLPGQGHFGQVMQAFRNSGFVDRVLAHLERGLPFLGICVGMQVLYKESEEAPGVRGLGLVEGVVRRFPRGRVPQMGWNRVGFAGAFQELSGRHFYFANSYYGPLTPHALGQGEYEGTPFTALLAKDNLLAPQFHPEKSGRAGLAFLSLAHRYFQVL
- a CDS encoding carbohydrate kinase family protein, whose amino-acid sequence is MRFFVVGDVSVDLLFFVERIPEPGEEVPSRRALMKPGGAGATLAVQLASLGHRVYLAGRVGQDPFAELALSRVREAGVDLRHLQEDPDHTTSSVLILLVPGGERAMVSAEGASRYLDPSLFKPRFLDQADAVALSAYALVGGPSRSYAVEVLEAARKREMPIFADLGTGAVRVAGKELLRYLRGVSWLLMNQTELLALTQASSLSEGVARLREEGFHHLAIKVGALGSIVVTPEGEELIEPFPVEDIVDSTGAGDAYTAAFAHAILSGKSPLEAGRLANLAGALAATAIGAQGRLIRLEDLEVAVG
- a CDS encoding phenylacetate--CoA ligase family protein; amino-acid sequence: MERNARLKEVVRAAKEHPVYREKLRGIHPEEVTLDNLGELPPTTREEWVAYLKENPRPPTGASLMHLTPSPFMGWMPEYLSQEDLRYQTEALAEHYRRLGLTGKKVLVAFSYHVYAGGWLFHQALWRAGNLVFPHGPGEASRIAEIGQAYGFDVLVTNPSFALKVGQAGGRFALLLAGGEPFTSVPGFREKVEALLGCTALDAYGTSELGIVAGEQLAKDGLWEIPEMAVLEVLDPETLKPVPDGEKGELVVTALSRTLMPMVRFRTGDLAIAERREGLTVLPRGVFGRTDQMVKVKGVKFYPTELAPILGGFGLDPRGYQVVVERKLEGTDKLVLRLKAEKVPAGLLEAITKATGLKVDEVELVGELEGGLVVDRRF
- a CDS encoding 5-(carboxyamino)imidazole ribonucleotide synthase, translated to MRIGILGGGQLGRMLALAGYPLGLSFRFLDPSPEACAGQVGELVVGDYLDEKALRRFAEGLDLVTYEFENVPVEAARFLAKRLPVFPPPKALEVAQDRLAEKAFMQGLGVPTPPFHPVDSLEELEEGLRALGFPALLKTRQGGYDGKGQVRIGSWEEAPKAFQALGGRGLVLEGHIPFDRELSILGVRSRTGELAFYPLVENRHQEGILRLSLAPAPGTSQALQEKAETYAKKAMEALGYVGVLALELFQVEGELLFNEMAPRVHNSGHWTIEGAETGQFENHLRALLGLPLGSTAPRGHSAMANLIGHKPDFAQVLAFAGAHLHWYGKAVRPGRKVGHITLRRDTWEGLAQDLPHLLTLAQAPEPV
- the purE gene encoding 5-(carboxyamino)imidazole ribonucleotide mutase, producing the protein MRPLVGVIMGSKSDWETLRHAAETLEALGVPYEVRVVSAHRTPDLMAEYAKTAKERGLLVIIAGAGGAAHLPGMTAAHTPLPVLGVPVESKALKGLDSLLSMVQMPAGVPVGTLAIGKAGAVNAALLAASIVGLSHPQVMERLEAYRKAQTEAVLAHPDPREEG